A genomic region of Burkholderiales bacterium contains the following coding sequences:
- the ntrC gene encoding nitrogen regulation protein NR(I) yields the protein MKPVWIIDDDRSIRWVFEKALTREGIPFKLFSSAQESLASLESSAPQVVVSDIRMPGASGLDLLQKIKERYPSVPVIIMTAYSDLESAVAAFQGGAFEYLPKPFDVDHAIDLIRRATDESLRQDEAAELPQESPEILGQATAMQEVFRAIGRLTQSQATVLITGESGTGKELVARALHRHSPRAVRPFIAINTAAIPKDLLESELFGHERGAFTGAQTMRRGRFEQAEGGTLFLDEIGDMPADLQTRLLRVLSDGHFYRVGGHQPIKANVRIITATHQDLEARVKQGLFREDLFHRLNVIRLRLPPLRERREDIPLLARHFLQKSARDLGVEAKRLTDHAIKYLVSLDWPGNVRQLENVCHWVTVMAPGTSVDVKDLPPELREEQKAPAAQSWIAALEREAEQLLKRGESSILDDLTRKFEKALILRALAHTGGRRIEASQLLGMGRNTLTRKIHELGLDDESQQEKT from the coding sequence ATGAAGCCCGTCTGGATCATCGACGACGACCGCTCGATTCGCTGGGTGTTCGAGAAGGCACTCACGCGCGAGGGCATCCCGTTCAAGCTGTTCTCGTCCGCCCAGGAATCGCTGGCCTCCCTGGAATCTTCGGCGCCGCAAGTGGTGGTGAGCGACATCCGCATGCCGGGCGCATCGGGCCTCGACCTGCTGCAGAAGATCAAGGAGCGCTACCCCAGTGTGCCGGTCATCATCATGACCGCCTATTCCGACCTGGAAAGCGCGGTGGCGGCGTTCCAGGGTGGCGCCTTCGAGTATCTGCCCAAGCCCTTCGACGTGGACCATGCAATCGACCTGATCCGCCGCGCCACCGACGAGAGCCTTCGACAGGACGAAGCCGCCGAGCTGCCCCAGGAGTCTCCCGAGATTCTCGGCCAGGCGACGGCCATGCAGGAGGTGTTCCGCGCGATCGGACGGCTGACCCAGTCTCAGGCCACGGTCCTGATCACCGGCGAATCCGGAACCGGCAAGGAACTCGTGGCGCGCGCGCTGCACCGTCACAGCCCGCGCGCGGTCAGGCCGTTCATCGCCATCAATACGGCGGCGATCCCCAAGGACCTGCTCGAGTCGGAGCTGTTCGGCCACGAGCGCGGCGCGTTCACCGGCGCGCAGACCATGCGCCGCGGCCGCTTCGAGCAGGCCGAGGGCGGCACATTGTTTCTCGACGAGATCGGTGACATGCCCGCCGACCTGCAGACGCGCTTGCTACGCGTGCTGTCCGACGGGCATTTCTACCGCGTCGGCGGACACCAGCCGATCAAGGCCAACGTGCGCATCATCACTGCCACCCACCAGGACCTGGAGGCGAGGGTCAAGCAGGGACTGTTTCGAGAGGACCTGTTCCATCGCCTGAACGTGATCCGCCTGCGCCTGCCGCCGCTGCGCGAGCGTCGCGAGGACATTCCGCTGCTCGCCAGGCACTTCCTGCAAAAGAGCGCGCGCGACCTGGGCGTGGAAGCCAAGCGGCTGACCGACCATGCGATAAAGTACCTGGTGTCCCTCGACTGGCCGGGCAACGTGCGCCAGCTCGAGAACGTCTGTCACTGGGTGACCGTCATGGCGCCGGGGACCAGCGTGGATGTGAAGGATCTGCCGCCCGAGCTGCGCGAGGAGCAGAAGGCGCCCGCTGCGCAATCCTGGATCGCGGCGCTCGAACGGGAGGCGGAACAACTGCTCAAGCGCGGGGAGAGTTCGATCCTGGACGACCTCACCCGCAAGTTCGAGAAGGCGCTGATCCTGCGCGCGCTGGCGCACACCGGCGGACGGCGCATCGAAGCCTCTCAACTGCTCGGCATGGGGCGCAATACGCTCACCCGCAAGATCCACGAACTGGGACTGGACGACGAATCGCAGCAGGAGAAAACCTAG
- the xth gene encoding exodeoxyribonuclease III — protein MKLATWNVNSLNVRLSQLLDWLGREQPDVVCLQETKLEDEKFPHEPLRSAGYAAVCAGQRTYNGVAILSRTPLADVARGISGYPDPQQRVISATCGQVRVVCAYVPNGQSVDSDKYRYKLEWLEAFAAWLESALARHPRLAVLGDFNIAPEEIDVHDPGLWEGRVLFSQPERAAFRRLLAVGLKDALRVVDGSARLYTWWDYRMNAFRRDMGLRIDHVLLSEALAARCKSVRVDKALRALERPSDHAPVIVEL, from the coding sequence TTGAAACTCGCCACCTGGAACGTCAATTCGCTCAACGTCCGGCTGTCTCAGCTTCTCGACTGGCTGGGGCGCGAGCAGCCCGACGTCGTCTGCCTGCAGGAAACCAAGCTGGAGGACGAGAAGTTTCCGCACGAGCCGCTGCGCTCGGCGGGTTACGCGGCGGTGTGCGCGGGCCAGAGGACCTACAACGGGGTCGCCATACTTTCCCGGACGCCGCTCGCGGACGTGGCGCGCGGGATTTCCGGCTATCCGGATCCACAGCAGCGCGTGATTTCGGCCACCTGCGGCCAGGTGCGGGTGGTGTGCGCGTACGTGCCCAACGGGCAGAGCGTGGATTCGGACAAGTATCGCTACAAGCTGGAATGGCTGGAGGCGTTCGCGGCGTGGCTGGAATCCGCGCTGGCGCGCCATCCGCGGCTGGCGGTGCTGGGCGACTTCAACATCGCTCCCGAGGAGATCGACGTCCACGACCCCGGATTGTGGGAGGGTCGGGTGCTGTTCAGCCAACCCGAGCGCGCGGCGTTCCGGCGGCTGCTCGCTGTCGGACTGAAGGACGCGCTGCGCGTGGTCGACGGCAGCGCCCGGCTCTATACCTGGTGGGATTACCGGATGAACGCGTTCCGCCGCGACATGGGCCTGCGCATCGATCACGTTCTGCTGTCCGAGGCGCTTGCCGCCCGCTGCAAATCGGTGCGCGTGGACAAGGCGCTGCGCGCGCTGGAGCGCCCCTCCGACCACGCCCCCGTCATCGTCGAACTCTGA
- a CDS encoding glutaredoxin family protein yields the protein MNRQWAVTLATALLLAPGAQAELYRWVDDQGRVHYSDSPPPPSARKIEKKRVPGKPATAGALPYELQQAVRNHPVTLFVSECGQACTQARQLLAKRGVPHTELDATDPATQEQLKQLTGGSVEVPVLRVGRQTLRGFEAGQWNSALDAAGYPKSALVKITPNKPQPPKPAAAAQPAAPAAPEAPGQATEDEEEG from the coding sequence ATGAACAGGCAATGGGCAGTGACTTTGGCAACGGCACTCTTGCTGGCGCCGGGCGCGCAGGCCGAGCTGTATCGCTGGGTGGACGACCAGGGCAGGGTGCACTACAGCGACAGCCCGCCGCCGCCTTCGGCGCGCAAGATCGAAAAAAAGCGCGTGCCAGGCAAGCCGGCAACCGCGGGCGCGCTGCCCTACGAATTGCAGCAGGCGGTCAGGAATCATCCGGTGACGCTGTTCGTCTCGGAGTGCGGGCAGGCCTGCACCCAGGCGCGCCAGCTCCTCGCCAAACGCGGCGTGCCGCACACGGAGCTCGACGCCACCGATCCGGCCACGCAGGAGCAATTGAAGCAACTCACCGGCGGGAGCGTGGAGGTGCCGGTGCTGCGCGTTGGCCGGCAGACGCTGCGGGGGTTCGAGGCCGGGCAGTGGAACAGCGCGCTCGATGCCGCCGGCTATCCGAAATCCGCCCTGGTCAAGATCACCCCCAACAAGCCGCAGCCGCCGAAACCGGCCGCCGCTGCGCAGCCCGCGGCGCCTGCGGCGCCAGAAGCGCCCGGGCAGGCCACGGAAGACGAAGAAGAGGGTTGA